One genomic region from Halococcus qingdaonensis encodes:
- a CDS encoding shikimate dehydrogenase — protein sequence MQVFGLVGSPVEHSLSPPLHEAAYRELGIDARYVTFEPDPDDLAAAIDGARALGIQGLNVTIPFKRDVRDYCEPDTLAARIGAVNTLDFGGERLTGYNTDAIGVTRAFAHHDVSLSGRAVVVGAGGAGRAAAFALADEGMAVAIANRTAERARELASEIDGATGHGLDELDELLADADVLVNATSVGMDGDVSPVDSEALHGDLAVLDAVYSPIETRLLREAAATGATTIDGAWMLLYQGVAAFERWTERTAPVETMNEVLRERLASDDGGSD from the coding sequence ATGCAGGTGTTCGGACTCGTCGGCTCGCCGGTCGAGCATTCGCTGTCGCCGCCGCTACACGAGGCGGCCTACCGCGAACTGGGGATCGACGCGCGGTACGTCACCTTCGAACCCGATCCCGACGATCTCGCGGCGGCCATCGACGGTGCTCGCGCGCTCGGGATCCAGGGGCTGAACGTCACGATCCCGTTCAAGCGCGACGTGCGCGACTACTGCGAACCGGACACGCTTGCGGCACGGATCGGCGCGGTCAACACGCTCGATTTCGGCGGAGAACGACTAACTGGCTACAACACCGACGCAATCGGCGTCACGCGCGCGTTCGCCCATCACGACGTGTCGCTCTCCGGGCGGGCGGTCGTCGTCGGCGCGGGTGGGGCGGGCCGTGCGGCGGCGTTCGCGCTTGCCGACGAAGGAATGGCGGTCGCCATCGCCAACCGGACCGCCGAGCGCGCCCGCGAACTCGCCAGCGAGATCGACGGTGCGACAGGCCACGGTCTCGACGAACTCGACGAACTCCTCGCGGACGCCGACGTCCTGGTGAACGCCACGAGCGTCGGGATGGACGGGGACGTCTCACCCGTCGACTCCGAAGCGTTGCACGGCGATCTCGCCGTTCTCGACGCGGTCTATTCGCCGATCGAGACGCGATTGCTCCGCGAGGCTGCCGCCACGGGGGCGACAACGATCGACGGCGCGTGGATGCTGCTCTACCAGGGCGTGGCGGCCTTCGAGCGGTGGACCGAGCGTACGGCCCCCGTCGAGACGATGAACGAGGTGCTTCGGGAACGGCTCGCGTCGGACGACGGTGGCTCGGACTGA
- a CDS encoding helix-hairpin-helix domain-containing protein gives MTLLDTIKSLLGLDDGRSEDRRERSRSTPTTDSEDAVKGTDTDEPAAAGGDAAGSTASIVDENAEGGAEPGEVTGSASTENDDSPIEGDADANESAAAGGDAAASTGSMTEEDGSEGAAEPGEAVGPTDDEEIEPVEGDETDDGGEAEDDESEADDVGDGDGTADEAAAAGSDASGSTGSITEETNESISAAEDAEAAGPTDADPGDDAADNDVDALKGIGPSYADRLGEAGIENIADLADADPETVADEVDVAESRVERWSERAKARRQ, from the coding sequence ATGACGCTGCTCGATACCATCAAATCGCTGCTCGGTCTGGACGACGGTCGGTCGGAGGATCGCCGCGAGCGCTCGCGGTCGACACCGACGACGGACTCCGAGGACGCCGTCAAGGGAACCGATACCGACGAACCGGCAGCCGCCGGCGGCGACGCTGCCGGTTCGACCGCATCGATCGTCGACGAAAACGCCGAGGGCGGTGCCGAACCCGGTGAGGTCACGGGATCGGCGTCCACCGAGAACGACGACTCCCCCATCGAAGGGGACGCCGACGCGAACGAGTCGGCAGCGGCCGGCGGCGACGCGGCCGCCTCGACCGGTTCGATGACCGAGGAGGACGGTTCCGAGGGTGCCGCCGAGCCCGGCGAGGCGGTCGGCCCGACCGACGACGAGGAGATCGAACCTGTCGAGGGAGACGAGACCGACGACGGCGGCGAAGCCGAGGACGACGAATCGGAAGCCGACGACGTGGGAGACGGCGACGGTACCGCCGACGAGGCCGCCGCGGCGGGCAGCGACGCGAGCGGTTCGACGGGCTCGATCACCGAGGAGACCAACGAGTCGATCTCGGCGGCCGAGGACGCCGAGGCCGCCGGGCCGACCGACGCGGACCCGGGCGACGACGCCGCCGACAACGACGTCGACGCGCTGAAGGGGATCGGCCCGTCCTACGCCGATCGGCTCGGCGAGGCAGGCATCGAGAACATCGCTGATCTCGCCGACGCCGACCCTGAAACGGTCGCCGACGAGGTCGACGTCGCCGAGAGCCGGGTCGAACGCTGGAGCGAACGCGCGAAGGCCCGCCGACAGTAG
- the pabB gene encoding aminodeoxychorismate synthase, component I, translating into MDRTVVTSRESFREAVRNAPGACRVPVEVRTTVRDPFAAYRRARTDEGGVFLETSGGQSGWGYFGVEPRAFRTVEADGEGAFDAIDDQTDEQLNRAGCDVPYPCGAIGWLSYDVARELESLPATTIDDRGFPRAQIGFYDRLAAWEEPRGETTTTLRVTACPRVDGENRSVAAIDELYETGRERALALVRAVHEGDPSVEEATRAAGSIRFESDCSREAFAERVATVRERIRDGETFQANVSQRLSAPATVHPVELFAALRTVNPAPYSALVEFPDVDLVSASPELLCEREGRAVTTEPIAGTRPRGETNAADRELEDDLLADEKERAEHAMLVDLERNDLGKVCEYGSVTVSDYRRVDRYSSVMHLVSIVDGRLREGTSLADVLAAVFPGGTITGAPKPRTMAIIDEVERSRRGPYTGSLGIVGLDERATFNILIRTLVRRDGEYSLRVGAGIVHDSEPEREYDETLAKAGGLVDALSRALDADVTIADREGVEQ; encoded by the coding sequence ATGGACCGGACCGTCGTCACGTCCCGTGAATCGTTCCGCGAGGCCGTCCGGAATGCACCGGGCGCGTGTCGCGTTCCGGTCGAGGTACGGACCACGGTCCGGGACCCGTTCGCGGCCTACCGGCGTGCGCGAACCGACGAGGGCGGCGTCTTTCTGGAGACTTCGGGCGGGCAGTCGGGCTGGGGTTATTTCGGCGTCGAGCCGCGCGCGTTCCGGACCGTCGAAGCGGATGGCGAAGGTGCGTTCGACGCGATCGACGACCAGACCGACGAGCAGTTGAACCGTGCCGGCTGTGACGTTCCCTACCCGTGCGGTGCCATCGGCTGGCTCTCGTACGACGTCGCCCGCGAGCTCGAATCGCTGCCAGCGACGACGATCGACGATCGGGGGTTCCCACGCGCACAGATCGGCTTCTACGACCGCCTCGCCGCCTGGGAGGAGCCCCGCGGCGAGACGACGACGACGCTCCGCGTGACCGCCTGTCCGCGCGTCGACGGCGAGAACCGGTCGGTTGCGGCGATCGACGAGCTGTACGAGACGGGTCGCGAGCGCGCGCTCGCGCTGGTTCGTGCCGTTCACGAGGGCGATCCGTCAGTCGAGGAAGCGACGAGAGCGGCAGGTTCGATCCGCTTCGAGAGCGACTGTTCGCGCGAGGCGTTCGCCGAGCGCGTTGCGACGGTGAGAGAACGGATCCGCGACGGTGAGACGTTCCAGGCGAACGTCTCCCAGCGCCTGAGCGCGCCCGCGACCGTCCATCCCGTCGAGCTCTTCGCCGCCCTCCGGACCGTGAACCCGGCACCCTACTCGGCGCTGGTCGAGTTCCCGGACGTCGATCTCGTGAGCGCGAGCCCCGAACTCCTCTGTGAGCGCGAGGGAAGAGCGGTGACGACCGAGCCGATCGCGGGCACCCGACCGCGTGGGGAGACGAACGCCGCGGACCGCGAGCTCGAAGACGACCTCCTCGCGGACGAGAAGGAGCGCGCCGAACACGCCATGCTCGTCGATCTCGAACGGAACGATCTCGGGAAGGTTTGCGAGTACGGCTCGGTGACGGTGAGCGATTACCGGCGCGTCGATCGGTACTCGTCGGTGATGCATCTGGTCTCGATCGTCGACGGTCGTCTTCGCGAAGGGACGAGCCTCGCCGACGTGCTCGCGGCCGTCTTCCCCGGCGGGACGATCACCGGCGCGCCGAAACCGCGCACGATGGCGATCATCGACGAAGTCGAGCGCTCGCGCCGCGGGCCCTACACCGGGAGCCTCGGCATCGTCGGGCTCGACGAGCGCGCGACGTTCAACATCCTCATCCGAACGCTCGTCCGGCGCGATGGGGAGTACTCGCTGCGCGTCGGCGCGGGCATCGTCCACGACTCGGAGCCCGAACGCGAATACGACGAGACGCTCGCCAAGGCCGGCGGTCTCGTCGACGCGCTCTCGCGGGCGCTCGACGCCGACGTGACGATCGCGGACCGTGAGGGGGTCGAGCAGTGA
- a CDS encoding anthranilate synthase component II has protein sequence MILVIDNYDSFVYNLVQYVGVHDEVCVRRNDAITVDGIHELDPDGVVVSPGPGTPEEAGVSMAVFAELDYPTLGVCLGLQALCAAAGAPVGHAPDVIHGKPSRIGHDGRGVFADLPNPLVAGRYHSLAVERDDLPETLDACAATDDERRVVMGVRHTVKPHIGVQFHPESILTESGTDLVRAFCERCANGGKP, from the coding sequence GTGATTCTGGTCATCGACAACTACGACTCGTTCGTCTACAACCTCGTCCAGTACGTCGGCGTCCACGACGAGGTGTGCGTCCGGCGCAACGACGCGATCACGGTCGACGGAATCCACGAACTCGACCCCGACGGGGTCGTCGTCTCGCCTGGTCCTGGAACGCCGGAAGAGGCGGGCGTCTCGATGGCGGTGTTCGCCGAGCTCGACTACCCGACGCTGGGGGTCTGCCTCGGGCTTCAGGCGCTCTGTGCGGCGGCAGGCGCGCCAGTCGGCCACGCGCCGGACGTGATCCACGGCAAGCCCTCGCGTATCGGCCACGACGGCCGCGGGGTCTTCGCCGACCTGCCGAACCCCCTTGTTGCCGGGCGCTACCACTCGCTCGCGGTCGAGCGCGACGATCTCCCGGAAACCCTCGACGCCTGCGCCGCCACCGACGACGAACGCCGGGTCGTGATGGGCGTGCGCCACACCGTGAAGCCGCACATCGGCGTCCAGTTCCACCCCGAGAGCATCCTCACCGAGAGCGGCACGGACCTCGTCCGCGCGTTCTGCGAGCGCTGCGCGAACGGAGGAAAGCCATGA
- a CDS encoding aminotransferase class IV produces MKYHVNGEIVPEDEATVSVRDRGFLYGDAVFETVRVYGGRIFEWAVHENRLHDSAERLGFADAVPDDLHERARETIAANELPEAYLRLTVSRGVQSRGLAPGEATEPTVVIQIGELSRGGVDGESVWTEPATVQIVKTRRAPDVALPADAKTHNYLGGVLARLELERAATEQYRADEALLRDMDGKLVEGTTSNVFFVEDGTLKTPSLDGPILPGVTRSVVLDLAADERFPVETGEYVPADVRSADEAFLTNSTWELRPIERADGIAVGAGPVTELLTRLFDEYVEQRHYDD; encoded by the coding sequence ATGAAATACCACGTGAACGGCGAGATCGTACCCGAGGACGAGGCTACGGTGAGCGTCCGCGATCGCGGGTTTCTGTACGGTGACGCCGTCTTCGAGACGGTGCGCGTCTACGGCGGCCGAATTTTCGAGTGGGCAGTCCACGAGAACCGGCTCCACGACAGCGCCGAGCGACTGGGCTTCGCCGACGCCGTGCCCGACGATCTCCACGAGCGCGCCCGAGAGACGATCGCGGCGAACGAACTCCCCGAGGCCTACCTCAGACTGACCGTCTCGCGGGGCGTTCAGTCGCGTGGGCTCGCTCCTGGAGAGGCGACCGAGCCGACGGTCGTCATCCAGATCGGCGAACTCTCCCGCGGTGGCGTCGATGGCGAGTCGGTCTGGACGGAGCCGGCGACGGTCCAGATCGTCAAGACGCGCCGCGCGCCCGACGTCGCGCTCCCCGCCGACGCGAAGACGCACAACTACCTCGGCGGCGTTCTCGCACGCCTCGAACTCGAACGCGCGGCGACCGAGCAGTACCGCGCCGACGAGGCGCTGCTCCGGGACATGGACGGGAAGCTGGTCGAGGGGACGACGAGCAACGTCTTCTTCGTCGAGGACGGGACGCTCAAGACGCCGAGCCTCGACGGCCCGATCCTCCCCGGCGTGACGCGTTCGGTCGTCCTCGATCTCGCCGCCGACGAGCGCTTTCCGGTCGAGACAGGTGAGTACGTGCCGGCGGACGTCCGCAGCGCCGACGAGGCCTTCCTCACCAACTCGACGTGGGAACTGCGGCCGATCGAGCGCGCCGACGGCATCGCGGTCGGCGCGGGGCCGGTCACGGAACTCCTGACACGGCTGTTCGACGAGTACGTCGAGCAGCGCCACTACGACGATTGA
- a CDS encoding enoyl-CoA hydratase/isomerase family protein, whose product MHEELDAVIVAFDEERGVGTLTLNRPDALNAMNGRMRADIETGLELLEERDSKAEGVAVRAVVIEGAGEKAFCAGADVTGFADASPAAFDAHGLRAAIGEFSAPVVAKIDGYCLGGGLELALACDLRLASESSRLGFPEVDLGLLPGAGGVQYVSRLAGPAFAKELAMTGEHVEAERAADEGIVNHVYDDEAFADEVEGFVETIADKPPLAVRAIKDSGNVSVEVGLSEGRKYDRRIFGTLLETDDHEEGARAFADDEYDPTFVGK is encoded by the coding sequence ATGCACGAGGAACTCGACGCGGTGATCGTGGCGTTCGACGAGGAACGGGGCGTCGGCACGCTGACGCTGAACCGGCCGGATGCGCTGAACGCGATGAACGGGCGTATGCGCGCCGATATCGAGACCGGTCTCGAACTGCTCGAAGAGCGCGACAGCAAGGCGGAGGGCGTCGCGGTGCGTGCGGTCGTGATCGAGGGAGCCGGCGAGAAGGCGTTCTGTGCCGGTGCGGACGTCACCGGATTTGCTGATGCGTCGCCGGCGGCCTTCGACGCTCACGGGCTGCGCGCTGCGATCGGCGAATTCTCGGCTCCGGTGGTGGCGAAGATCGACGGCTACTGTCTCGGCGGCGGGCTTGAACTCGCGCTGGCCTGCGATCTCCGTCTCGCCAGCGAGTCGAGTCGGTTGGGCTTTCCGGAGGTCGATCTCGGACTGTTGCCCGGTGCCGGCGGCGTCCAGTACGTCTCGCGGCTGGCGGGGCCCGCGTTCGCGAAGGAACTCGCCATGACCGGCGAGCACGTCGAGGCCGAACGCGCTGCCGACGAGGGGATCGTCAATCACGTCTACGACGACGAGGCGTTCGCCGACGAGGTCGAGGGGTTCGTCGAAACGATCGCCGACAAGCCGCCGCTCGCCGTCCGCGCGATCAAGGATTCGGGCAACGTGAGCGTCGAGGTCGGCCTTAGTGAGGGGCGGAAATACGATCGGCGGATCTTCGGGACGCTGCTCGAAACCGACGATCACGAGGAGGGCGCACGCGCGTTCGCCGACGACGAGTACGATCCAACGTTCGTCGGGAAGTAG
- a CDS encoding amphi-Trp domain-containing protein, with translation MAEKNISEEKLDRAEAAERLREIADELESDEEFHIDIDNKTITLHPRDSLGFEVGVRERSSILRGSRESVTIKMDWRGK, from the coding sequence ATGGCAGAAAAGAACATCAGCGAGGAGAAACTCGACCGTGCCGAGGCCGCCGAGCGCCTGCGGGAAATTGCTGACGAGCTGGAATCCGACGAGGAATTCCACATCGACATCGACAACAAGACGATCACGCTCCACCCGCGCGACTCGCTCGGCTTCGAGGTCGGCGTGCGCGAGCGCTCGTCGATCCTCCGGGGGAGTCGTGAGTCGGTGACGATCAAGATGGACTGGAGGGGGAAATAA
- a CDS encoding DUF5796 family protein encodes MSYHSEHSPDTLSIDLTEAGIAVEYTDGREAFYHGVPAKVEESHTTAPAKEVHVLVTDPTETEGVLVYVNDRTTVDEIITETGVGRVLVDDGEETTLFPGVSVRAEGHRVTVAADPETARGRVFVFEEDERSERSVEIV; translated from the coding sequence ATGAGCTACCACAGCGAGCATTCGCCCGACACGCTGTCGATCGATCTCACGGAGGCGGGCATCGCCGTCGAGTACACCGACGGCCGCGAGGCGTTCTATCACGGCGTTCCGGCGAAAGTCGAGGAAAGCCACACGACCGCTCCAGCAAAGGAGGTCCACGTTCTCGTCACCGATCCCACCGAGACCGAGGGCGTGCTCGTCTACGTCAACGACCGGACAACCGTCGACGAGATCATCACCGAGACCGGCGTCGGGCGCGTGCTCGTCGACGACGGCGAGGAGACGACCCTCTTTCCGGGCGTGAGCGTGCGTGCGGAGGGCCATCGCGTCACCGTCGCGGCCGACCCGGAGACGGCTCGCGGGCGCGTGTTCGTCTTCGAGGAGGACGAGCGAAGCGAGCGCAGCGTCGAGATCGTTTAG
- a CDS encoding shikimate kinase: protein MDGRASAPAAGTVINALATGRGSAFAIDRETTATVELSSNGDVTGTIAGVPDADTRLIERCVELVVEQYGDGQGGWVETESEVPMAAGLKSSSTAANATVLATCDALGVTVGESGALSYENAARLGVRAARDVGVTVTGAFDDASASMLGGVTVTDNTTDELLARGTADWDVLVWTPDERAFSADADVARCERVAPVVEVATEQALAGTYERAMTVNGLAFCAALDFPTAPAMAALEHVAGVSLSGTGPSYVAVGERDRLTKVQEAWSEYDGDTWLTTSRTDGARTE from the coding sequence ATGGACGGACGCGCGAGCGCGCCGGCAGCCGGCACAGTGATCAACGCACTCGCCACCGGCAGGGGGAGTGCGTTCGCCATCGACCGCGAGACGACTGCAACGGTCGAGCTCTCGAGCAATGGCGACGTGACCGGGACGATCGCCGGTGTGCCCGACGCCGACACGCGCCTCATCGAGCGCTGCGTCGAACTCGTCGTCGAGCAGTACGGCGACGGCCAGGGTGGGTGGGTCGAAACCGAGAGCGAGGTGCCGATGGCTGCCGGGCTCAAGAGTTCGAGCACCGCAGCCAACGCCACGGTGCTGGCGACCTGCGACGCGCTCGGGGTGACCGTCGGCGAAAGCGGTGCGCTCTCGTACGAGAACGCCGCCAGGCTCGGCGTGCGCGCCGCCCGCGACGTGGGCGTCACGGTGACAGGTGCGTTCGACGACGCGAGCGCGAGCATGCTCGGCGGCGTCACCGTCACCGACAACACGACCGACGAACTCCTCGCGCGCGGAACGGCCGATTGGGACGTGCTGGTGTGGACACCCGACGAGCGTGCGTTCAGCGCCGATGCCGACGTAGCGCGCTGCGAGCGCGTCGCGCCGGTCGTCGAGGTCGCGACCGAGCAAGCGCTCGCAGGGACCTACGAGCGCGCGATGACGGTCAACGGGCTGGCGTTCTGTGCGGCGCTCGACTTTCCGACCGCGCCGGCGATGGCGGCGCTCGAACACGTTGCGGGCGTCTCGCTGTCGGGCACCGGGCCGAGCTACGTCGCGGTCGGCGAGCGCGATCGACTAACGAAGGTACAAGAGGCGTGGAGCGAGTACGATGGGGATACATGGCTGACGACGAGTCGGACCGACGGCGCACGGACGGAATGA
- a CDS encoding chorismate mutase, which translates to MADDESDRRRTDGMSLDELREEIQTIDREIVEHIAQRTYVADAIAEVKREQGLPTTDESQEQRVMDRAGENAQRFDVDDNLVKAMFRLLIELNKVEQRESR; encoded by the coding sequence ATGGCTGACGACGAGTCGGACCGACGGCGCACGGACGGAATGAGCCTCGACGAGCTGCGCGAGGAGATCCAGACGATCGACCGCGAGATCGTCGAGCACATCGCTCAACGCACCTACGTCGCCGACGCCATCGCCGAGGTCAAACGCGAACAGGGGCTGCCGACGACCGACGAATCCCAGGAACAGCGCGTAATGGATCGGGCCGGCGAGAACGCTCAGCGCTTCGATGTCGACGATAACCTCGTGAAGGCGATGTTCCGGCTGCTGATCGAGCTCAACAAGGTCGAACAGCGCGAGTCGAGATAA
- a CDS encoding ribbon-helix-helix domain-containing protein has product MSEATTRDNGDEIVTVNFKLTQSFLDEIDSTWQGRGFNSRSEFIRYTLRDATEFPTFDRDELVALLQAEEDIGEGRTMSAEEAREKFGTDGDE; this is encoded by the coding sequence ATGTCCGAAGCGACTACTAGGGATAACGGCGACGAGATAGTCACGGTGAATTTCAAACTCACGCAGTCTTTCCTCGACGAGATAGACAGTACGTGGCAGGGACGGGGCTTCAACAGTCGAAGCGAGTTCATACGCTACACTCTGCGCGACGCCACCGAGTTCCCCACGTTCGATCGCGATGAACTCGTCGCGCTCCTCCAAGCAGAGGAGGACATCGGCGAGGGGCGGACGATGAGTGCCGAGGAGGCCCGTGAGAAGTTCGGGACGGACGGCGATGAGTGA
- a CDS encoding type II toxin-antitoxin system RelE family toxin, with translation MSEGEWTWELAPKAQDDLAALGPHEQDRILDKLNEITDSPWRDPPEYGEPLQNSPRKKIRVGEFRLAVTFRRNEQRMAVARIKRRDGAYTADD, from the coding sequence ATGAGTGAGGGTGAGTGGACGTGGGAACTCGCTCCGAAGGCCCAGGATGATCTCGCCGCGCTCGGCCCTCACGAACAGGACCGGATACTCGATAAACTCAACGAGATCACCGATTCGCCGTGGCGCGACCCACCGGAGTACGGTGAACCACTCCAGAACAGTCCACGCAAGAAGATACGTGTCGGGGAGTTTCGGCTCGCCGTAACGTTTCGCCGGAATGAACAACGTATGGCGGTTGCCCGAATCAAGCGCCGAGATGGAGCGTACACTGCCGACGACTGA
- a CDS encoding FAD-dependent oxidoreductase yields MTETDVAVVGGGPAGLSAALFTAKNDLETIAFDTDDTWMHKAHLFNYLGIESEDGSAFVDGAREQVDEFGVDRHQGTQVTDVSENGDSFTVSTEDGDHEASYVILATGADRDLADEMGCAFTDEDIVDVDVTMETTVADAYATGAMVRAEEWQAVISAGDGAAAALNILTKEKGEHFHDFDVPADAE; encoded by the coding sequence ATGACAGAGACAGATGTCGCAGTCGTCGGTGGCGGACCGGCCGGACTCAGCGCGGCGCTGTTCACCGCGAAGAACGATCTCGAAACGATCGCGTTCGACACCGACGATACCTGGATGCACAAAGCCCACCTGTTCAACTACCTGGGCATCGAGAGCGAGGACGGCTCGGCGTTCGTGGACGGCGCCCGCGAACAGGTCGACGAGTTCGGCGTCGATCGCCACCAGGGCACACAGGTCACGGACGTCTCGGAAAACGGTGACAGTTTCACCGTCTCGACGGAGGACGGCGATCACGAGGCGAGCTACGTGATCCTGGCGACGGGTGCCGATCGCGACCTCGCCGACGAAATGGGCTGTGCGTTCACCGACGAGGACATCGTCGACGTCGACGTCACAATGGAGACGACGGTGGCCGACGCCTACGCGACGGGTGCGATGGTGCGCGCCGAGGAGTGGCAGGCGGTCATCTCGGCGGGCGACGGCGCGGCCGCGGCGCTCAACATCCTCACGAAGGAGAAGGGCGAGCATTTCCACGACTTCGACGTGCCGGCCGACGCCGAATAG
- a CDS encoding DMT family transporter produces the protein MSNVFGRIERATPPFAALAIAVVAVSTSAILVRFSTAPSIVKAFYRVLFTTLLLVPFAVVRHRDAFSRLTVRDWLVAGAGGVALAIHFASWFESLEFTSVAASVTIVQSQVLFVAIGASWLLAEHVTRRTIAGMALALVGIATLSIGDSLTGAVAGSAPLYGNALALVGAVCAAGYVLAGRSLRQRIPLIPYVIVVYSVCAIVLLALVLADGAALTDYPASEWLLFAGMAIGPGIFGHTVLNWALAHLESSVVSVSLLGEPIGSALLALLLGEVPSALTVVGGAVILLGITVTARA, from the coding sequence GTGAGCAACGTTTTCGGTCGTATCGAACGCGCGACGCCGCCGTTCGCCGCGCTCGCGATCGCCGTCGTCGCCGTGAGTACGAGCGCGATCCTCGTCCGGTTCAGCACCGCGCCGAGCATCGTGAAGGCGTTCTATCGTGTTCTCTTCACCACCCTCCTGCTCGTGCCGTTCGCCGTCGTGCGCCACCGCGACGCGTTCTCGCGGCTGACGGTCCGCGACTGGCTCGTCGCGGGAGCGGGCGGGGTCGCGCTCGCCATCCACTTCGCGTCCTGGTTCGAGAGCCTCGAATTCACCAGCGTCGCCGCCTCCGTCACCATCGTCCAGTCACAGGTGCTGTTCGTCGCGATCGGCGCGTCCTGGCTGCTCGCCGAGCACGTCACCCGGCGGACGATCGCGGGCATGGCGCTCGCGCTGGTCGGCATCGCGACATTGTCGATCGGCGATTCACTCACCGGCGCGGTCGCCGGTTCGGCCCCGCTCTACGGCAATGCCTTGGCGCTCGTCGGCGCGGTCTGTGCGGCGGGATACGTGCTCGCCGGGCGCTCGCTCCGCCAGCGGATTCCCCTGATCCCGTACGTCATCGTCGTCTACTCGGTCTGTGCGATCGTCCTCCTCGCGCTCGTGCTCGCCGACGGCGCGGCGCTCACGGACTACCCCGCGAGCGAGTGGCTGCTCTTCGCCGGCATGGCGATCGGTCCGGGGATCTTCGGTCACACGGTGTTGAACTGGGCGCTCGCCCACCTCGAGTCGAGCGTCGTCAGCGTCTCGCTGCTCGGCGAGCCGATCGGCAGCGCGCTGCTCGCACTCCTGCTCGGCGAGGTGCCGAGCGCCCTCACCGTCGTCGGCGGGGCGGTCATCCTGCTCGGCATCACCGTCACCGCACGGGCGTGA
- a CDS encoding helix-turn-helix domain-containing protein — MPRETTQRELADRVGVTAGTIGDRLQRIERRVMTAYANDHATAPTGTDRGGSG, encoded by the coding sequence GTGCCCCGGGAGACGACCCAGCGGGAACTCGCCGATCGTGTCGGTGTCACTGCGGGAACCATCGGTGATCGCCTACAGCGGATCGAGCGCCGTGTGATGACCGCGTACGCGAACGATCACGCAACAGCACCCACCGGAACGGATCGCGGCGGCTCCGGTTGA
- a CDS encoding YqaA family protein — MSAGLVGYTVGRKGGRRVLESRFSSERVGQAEAYVREYGFAVLFVGAFAPIPEGYELLSVAAGVFGLRPRTYLLASIVGRGGRYVLEAGLAIAAGEAARSLTEVELYAIIGVVSVVIVGAYLLRDRWLLDGWDTS; from the coding sequence GTGAGCGCGGGGCTCGTCGGCTACACTGTCGGGCGCAAGGGCGGTCGGCGGGTGCTCGAATCGCGCTTTTCCAGCGAACGTGTCGGGCAGGCCGAAGCGTACGTTCGGGAGTACGGGTTCGCCGTCCTGTTCGTCGGCGCGTTCGCACCGATTCCCGAGGGCTACGAACTGCTCTCGGTCGCTGCGGGCGTCTTCGGCCTGCGTCCGCGGACGTATCTCCTCGCGTCGATCGTGGGACGTGGCGGCCGGTACGTCCTGGAAGCCGGGCTGGCGATCGCTGCTGGCGAGGCCGCGCGCTCGCTGACCGAAGTCGAACTCTACGCGATCATCGGCGTCGTGTCCGTCGTGATCGTCGGTGCGTACCTGCTTCGGGATCGGTGGCTGCTCGATGGATGGGACACCTCCTGA